DNA from Pseudomonadota bacterium:
CCCACCTGGTTGACAACCAGGCCATCATCCTCACGGCCCTGGTGGGGGCCGTCACCTGGAACCTGCTCACCTGGTGGTGGGGGCTGCCGTCGTCGTCTTCCCACGCACTGGTGGGGGGGCTCGTGGGGTCTGCGCTCATCTTTCGCGGATTCGATGCCGTGATGTGGCACGATGGCGTATGGCAGAAGGTGCTGCTGCCAGGGTTGGTGAGCCCATGCCTCGGCCTGGTCGGAGGCTTTCTGGTGATGGCCGGCATCATGTGGGCCTTTCGGCGGGCTCGCCCGCACGACATGACCGTGGGCTTCAAGTATGGACAGCTCTTCTCGGCGTCTGCCCTCTCGCTGGCCCACGGCACCAACGACGCTCAGAAGGTCATGGGCATCATCACCCTCGCCCTCGTTGCGGGACACGTACAGCACGACTTCGCCATTCCCATGTGGGTGAAGTTCGCCTGTGCCCTCATGATGGCGCTGGGAACGGCTGCAGGGGGCTGGCGCATCATCAAGACCCTGGGCAGCAACCTCGCCAAGCTGACGCCCGTGCACGGCTTCGCAGCGCAGATGACCGCTTCTGGCATTCTCTTCTCCACCGCGTGGCTGGGCATGCCGGTCTCCACAACGCACGTCATCTCCGCCTCCATCATGGGAGTGGGCGCCACGCGCCGCCTTACCGCAGTGCGCTGGACGGTTGCGGGACGCATCCTCGGCGCGTGGTTCGTCACTGTACCCGCCGCCGCGAGTGTCTCCGCGATCATGGTGCTCGCGCTCAGACCCTTCATCCCCGAGCTCCAGTGACTCAGACCCCCTTTCCACAGGCCTCTCCTGCCTGCAGGAGACCTGAATCCAACGAAAACGAGTGAGCCATGAAATTCAGCCTGCTTCCCAAAGAAGAGAAGTTCTTCGACCTCCTGCAGAGCCTCAT
Protein-coding regions in this window:
- a CDS encoding inorganic phosphate transporter — protein: HLVDNQAIILTALVGAVTWNLLTWWWGLPSSSSHALVGGLVGSALIFRGFDAVMWHDGVWQKVLLPGLVSPCLGLVGGFLVMAGIMWAFRRARPHDMTVGFKYGQLFSASALSLAHGTNDAQKVMGIITLALVAGHVQHDFAIPMWVKFACALMMALGTAAGGWRIIKTLGSNLAKLTPVHGFAAQMTASGILFSTAWLGMPVSTTHVISASIMGVGATRRLTAVRWTVAGRILGAWFVTVPAAASVSAIMVLALRPFIPELQ